The following coding sequences are from one Triticum aestivum cultivar Chinese Spring chromosome 5A, IWGSC CS RefSeq v2.1, whole genome shotgun sequence window:
- the LOC123106154 gene encoding uncharacterized protein, with product MSSPPPTSGREQIADIKAPRPHAADTTGAAGDIGAVEANQAVSVGEAKATPSPATICPACTEPWSSDGPHRMCCIPCGHVYGRSCMETLLGRSGQNSAKCPQCGKQFEEKLIINLYAPENMLEGCCSPEEIKAFYEHIFVAVRATCIEIQQWFRERVAQMERIVNKKLTMAKANVMLMKERLKKMAEQEKMVPKDMIVFMEQNCPQLMICVSCVFSSIPEPGMEGRDEIANVEIMVREGPCHHAVEASERGGRGNELNHTASGSGEETDGSYRESSYFGEYNANISNKEANRMLVSANMEASAEGGKGIDAKAPARPTCSICMEPWTSTDEHHICCIPCGHVYGWSCLIRWLRDQLSRNENLKCPQCAEKFEGNLINLHAPLCQEVHEYYETKLAEFEASREECMIFAKYHSQYDLLSAQAKFRDELRALISPEIAEVERVMMEHVAKANSSLVLMKEHMKKMAEEDTVTTEHLIGYMEQTCHCSCLFPTLPNLPI from the exons ATGTCGTCCCCGCCGCCCACATCTGGTAGGGAGCAGATCGCCGACATCAAGGCGCCGCGTCCGCACGCCGCGGACACCACCGGCGCAGCGGGAGACATCGGAGCTGTCGAGGCAAACCAAGCAGTGTCCGTCGGTGAGGCCAAGGCGACGCCGTCGCCGGCGACCATCTGCCCCGCCTGCACGGAGCCCTGGAGCAGCGACGGCCCTCATCGCATGTG TTGTATTCCTTGTGGGCATGTGTACGGCAGATCTTGTATGGAGACGTTGCTGGGTCGTTCTGGCCAGAATAGTGCCAAG TGCCCTCAGTGTGGCAAACAATTTGAGGAGAAGCTTATAATCAACCTCTACGCACCAGAGAACATGTTGGAGGGTTGCTGCAGTCCTGAG GAAATTAAAGCGTTTTACGAACATATATTTGTTGCAGTAAGGGCAACGTGTATTGAGATTCAACAATGGTTTAGAGAACGGGTTGCTCAGATGGAGAGAATAGTAAACAAAAAGTTGACAATGGCTAAGGCCAACGTGATGTTAATGAAGGAGCGATTGAAGAAGATGGCTGAACAAGAAAAGATGGTGCCAAAGGATATGATAGTGTTCATGGAGCAGAATTGCCCTCAGCTGATGATTTGTGTGTCGTGCGTGTTCTCGTCTATACCAGAACCTGGTATGGAAGGTAGGGATGAGATTGCCAATGTCGAAATTATGGTCAGAGAGGGGCCTTGTCACCATGCCGTGGAAGCTAGTGAACGGGGTGGCAGAGGCAATGAGTTAAATCATACTGCATCTGGTTCGGGCGAGGAGACCGATGGCTCATACAGAGAGAGTAGCTACTTTGGTGAATATAATGCGAACATCTCCAACAAAGAAGCAAATAGGATGCTGGTGAGTGCGAACATGGAGGCTTCAGCTGAAGGGGGGAAAGGCATTGATGCTAAGGCACCAGCACGGCCAACCTGCTCTATCTGCATGGAACCGTGGACCTCCACGGACGAGCATCACATCTG TTGTATTCCTTGCGGGCATGTCTACGGCTGGTCGTGCCTAATAAGGTGGCTCAGGGATCAGCTTTCAAGGAATGAGAATCTGAAG TGCCCTCAATGTGCGGAAAAATTTGAAGGCAATCTTATCAACCTCCATGCACCATTGTGTCAG GAAGTGCATGAGTATTATGAAACTAAGTTGGCTGAGTTTGAGGCATCGAGGGAAGAATGTATGATATTTGCAAAATATCATTCTCAGTATGACCTGCTAAGTGCACAGGCGAAGTTTCGGGATGAGCTGCGTGCACTAATTAGCCCTGAAATTGCTGAGGTTGAAAGAGTGATGATGGAACACGTGGCAAAGGCTAACAGTAGCTTGGTGCTGATGAAGGAGCACATGAAGAAGATGGCTGAAGAAGACACGGTGACAACGGAGCATCTGATCGGATACATGGAACAGACTTGCCATTGCTCTTGCCTCTTTCCTACCCTACCCAATCTACCCATATGA